One window of Bactrocera tryoni isolate S06 chromosome 2, CSIRO_BtryS06_freeze2, whole genome shotgun sequence genomic DNA carries:
- the LOC120767436 gene encoding guanine nucleotide-binding protein subunit beta-like protein: MSETLQLRGTLVGHTGWVTQIATNPKDPDTIISASRDKTLIVWKLTRDEDTNYGFPQKRLYGHSHFISDVVLSSDGNYALSGSWDKTLRLWDLAAGKTTRRFEDHTKDVLSVAFSADNRQIVSGSRDKTIKLWNTLAECKFTIQEDGHSDWVSCVRFSPNHSNPIIVSCGWDRTVKVWNLANCKLKNNHHGHNGYLNTVTVSPDGSLCTSGGKDSKALLWDLNDGKNLYTLEHNDIINALCFSPNRYWLCVAYGPSIKIWDLACKKTVEELRPEVVSTSSKADPPQCLSLAWSTDGQTLFAGYSDKTIRVWQVSVSAH; the protein is encoded by the exons ATGAGTGAAACTCTGCAATTGCGCGGTACCCTTGTTGGCCACACCGGCTGGGTAACACAAATCGCCACCAACCCAAAGGATCCCGACACCATCATCTCGGCTTCTCGTG ATAAGACCCTTATCGTCTGGAAATTGACCCGCGATGAGGACACCAACTACGGTTTCCCACAAAAGCGTTTGTACGGACACTCGCACTTCATCAGCGATGTTGTGCTCTCATCCGATGGTAACTACGCTCTGTCTGGCTCATGGGACAAGACTTTGCGTTTGTGGGATTTGGCTGCTGGCAAGACCACCCGTCGTTTTGAAGATCACACCAAG GATGTGCTCTCCGTAGCTTTCTCCGCTGACAATCGTCAAATTGTCTCCGGCTCTCGGGACAAGACCATCAAGTTGTGGAACACTTTGGCCGAGTGCAAGTTCACCATCCAGGAAGATGGTCACAGCGATTGGGTATCTTGCGTACGTTTCTCGCCAAACCACTCCAACCCAATCATCGTGTCTTGCGGTTGGGATCGCACCGTCAAAGTCTGGAACTTGGCTAACTGCAAGTTGAAGAACAACCACCACGGCCACAATGGCTACTTGAACACCGTAACTGTCTCACCCGACGGTTCGCTCTGCACCTCCGGTGGCAAGGACTCCAAGGCCTTGTTGTGGGATCTTAATGACGGCAAGAACTTGTATACTTTGGAACACAATGACATCATCAATGCTTTGTGCTTCTCACCCAACCGTTACTGGTTGTGCGTCGCCTATGGTCCATCCATCAAGATCTGGGATTTGGCATGCAAGAAGACCGTTGAGGAGCTCCGCCCCGAAGTTGTGTCGACCAGCTCCAAGGCCGATCCACCACAATGTTTGTCGTTGGCTTGGTCCACTGACGGCCAGACTTTGTTCGCTGGCTACTCTGACAAGACCATTCGCGTATGGCAAGTATCCGTCTCTGCTCATTAA